The Anaeromyxobacter sp. Fw109-5 genomic interval ACGGGTTCCACGAGATCCTGGGGCGCAGCCCGGCCCTGCGCCGGGCGCTCCAGGACGTGACGCAGGTGGCGGCGACGGAGGCGACGGTGCTCCTCGTCGGGGAGACGGGCACCGGCAAGGAGCTGTTCGCCCGCGCGATCCACGACCGGAGCGCGCGCCGCGCGCGGCCGCTCGTGAAGGTGAACTGCGCGGCCATCCCGGCGACCCTCATCGAGAGCGAGTTCTTCGGGCACGAGCGCGGCGCCTTCACCGGCGCGACCCAGCGGCGCGATGGCCGGTTCGCGCTCGCCGACGGCGGCACCATCTTCCTCGACGAGATCGGCGAGCTCCCGCTGGAGCTGCAGGGCAAGCTGCTGCGGGTCCTGCAGGAGGGCGAGTTCGAGCCGGTCGGCGCCTCGCGCACGCGAAGGGTGGACGTGCGCGTGGTCGCGGCGACGAACCGCGATCTCCAGCGGGCGGCGCGCGAGGGCACGTTCCGCCAGGACCTCTACTACCGGCTCAGCGTCTTCCCGATCCAGCTCCCGCCGCTGCGGGAGCGCGGCGACGACGTCGTCCTGCTCGCCGCCGCGATGGCCGAGAAGCTCGCGCCCGGTCTCGGGCGAAGGGTCGCCCCGCCGGACGCCGCGGACGCCGCGGCGCTCCGGTCGTATCCGTGGCCGGGGAACGTCCGGGAGCTGCGCAACGTGGTCGAGCGGGCGATCATCACCTCCACCGACGGGCGTTTGAACCTGCACCGGTGCCTGCCCGCGCCAGCGGTCGCGCCCGCGAGCGAGCCGGCGCCGGCCACGCGGGGCGACCCGGAGGTCCTGACCGACCGGCGCCTGCGGGAGCTCGAGCGCGACAACCTGCTCGCCGCCCTCGAGCGGACGCGCTGGAGGGTCGGCGGCAAGGACGGCGCCGCGGCCCTGCTGAGCGTGAGCCCGTCCACGTTGAAGTCGCGCATGAAGGCGCTCGGGATCGCGCGGCCCGCCGCGGGCGCCGGCGCGGGCGCCGCGCTCGGCGATCTCGCCCATCGCTGAACGTCTCCGTCCCGGAGCCGGCCGGCGAGGGGACGAGCCCGCGAGCCGTCGGTCCGCGCGATCGCGGCTACCGCGGCTAGTGATACGTCTCCGGCCGATCCAGCTCGAGCGCCTCGACCGCGAAGCGCGCGTACGGCCGCGTACGGCCGCCGACGTGCCAGCTCGCCTCGAGGAGGACCGGCACGCGCAGGCCGTCGACCTCGTGGTACTCGCTGCACTCCGCGGTCCACGGGGTGAGCACCGGCTGGCCGTCGACCTGGCGATGGCGAGCGGCGGTGATGCGCGACGGCAGCCCGTTCGCGTCGAAGTGGAACGTCGCGGCGACCTCCCTCCCCCGGACGCGCAGGATGGCTCGCGCGCTCGTGTCGTCCACCGGCGTCCAGCGGACGTAGCGCGCGTCGAGCAGGGCGGTCGGGAACCACACCATCTCGCCGAGCAGCCGCTGGAGGG includes:
- a CDS encoding sigma 54-interacting transcriptional regulator, yielding MQPSEVTAERRIDEELALRAVVEGTASETGQEFYRALVRNLAQALDTYGAWLTEYDEQRDRLRALAFWFGGQWMEGFEYGIAGTPCETAVRERRVVHVPDRVIELYPSDEVRFPRSGVVSYLGVPLLGADQRVLGHLAVVDIRPIPAEKRLLTLFGIFANRAVAEVRRVRVEAELRERQEKLSGLIGSAMDAIVEFDGDFRITLLNAAAEKTFGCIAVERRGRPAEELLGAAATAKLRALSGELERRAGGERSLWIPDGLVAEPPGRKPFPAEATLSRFEVRGRPFFTLILRNVDERVEAERRIRALTAHADYLREELAAEHGFHEILGRSPALRRALQDVTQVAATEATVLLVGETGTGKELFARAIHDRSARRARPLVKVNCAAIPATLIESEFFGHERGAFTGATQRRDGRFALADGGTIFLDEIGELPLELQGKLLRVLQEGEFEPVGASRTRRVDVRVVAATNRDLQRAAREGTFRQDLYYRLSVFPIQLPPLRERGDDVVLLAAAMAEKLAPGLGRRVAPPDAADAAALRSYPWPGNVRELRNVVERAIITSTDGRLNLHRCLPAPAVAPASEPAPATRGDPEVLTDRRLRELERDNLLAALERTRWRVGGKDGAAALLSVSPSTLKSRMKALGIARPAAGAGAGAALGDLAHR